The following coding sequences lie in one Bacillus oleivorans genomic window:
- a CDS encoding metal-sensitive transcriptional regulator has translation MEYNDQMKNRIKRMEGQLRGILKMMEENKDCKDVVTQLSAVRSAVDRTVGVIVSSNLVECVMKAEENGLNKDDYIKEAVNLLVKSR, from the coding sequence TTGGAATATAATGATCAAATGAAAAACCGTATTAAACGAATGGAAGGCCAATTACGTGGTATTTTAAAAATGATGGAAGAGAACAAAGATTGCAAAGACGTAGTAACCCAGCTATCGGCAGTTCGTTCCGCTGTAGATCGTACAGTGGGAGTGATTGTAAGTTCAAACCTGGTCGAGTGTGTGATGAAAGCTGAAGAAAACGGGTTAAACAAAGATGACTATATTAAAGAAGCAGTAAATCTGTTAGTTAAGAGTAGATAA
- a CDS encoding sulfurtransferase TusA family protein encodes MEVTKTLDAKGLACPMPIVKTKKAMDGMNSGEVLEVLATDKGALNDLTAWAKSGGHELLSHEENDGVLKFHIKKA; translated from the coding sequence ATGGAAGTTACAAAAACGTTGGATGCAAAAGGATTAGCTTGCCCTATGCCGATTGTAAAAACTAAAAAGGCAATGGACGGCATGAATTCTGGTGAAGTTCTTGAAGTGCTTGCTACAGACAAAGGTGCGCTTAACGATTTGACTGCTTGGGCTAAGTCCGGAGGTCATGAATTATTGAGCCATGAAGAGAACGATGGTGTTTTAAAGTTCCACATTAAAAAAGCATAA
- a CDS encoding type II toxin-antitoxin system PemK/MazF family toxin produces MSLNLLLCGWKHRKFEFGSVWKIDDRDVTIPQVDKLGKRKEHEERWVVVISNNRENYHQLCPIVTVAPLSHRTDLKKPFDLGLHPKNEMWPSLVYYS; encoded by the coding sequence GTGAGCTTGAATTTGTTGTTGTGTGGTTGGAAACATAGAAAATTTGAATTTGGTTCTGTTTGGAAAATAGACGATAGGGATGTAACAATTCCTCAGGTTGATAAGTTAGGAAAAAGAAAAGAGCATGAAGAGCGGTGGGTAGTAGTGATCTCTAACAATAGGGAGAATTACCACCAACTTTGTCCAATTGTAACAGTTGCTCCATTATCCCATAGAACTGACCTCAAGAAACCATTTGATTTAGGATTACACCCTAAAAACGAAATGTGGCCCTCCCTTGTTTATTACAGCTGA
- a CDS encoding XtrA/YqaO family protein produces the protein MVKRSINSNTMKLENDIMEQKGSFAIVVCDGKARFTLLPNHGETKIITHQGKVKRVKFDEGEEF, from the coding sequence ATGGTTAAAAGATCTATAAACTCTAATACTATGAAACTAGAAAATGATATAATGGAACAAAAAGGAAGCTTTGCCATTGTTGTTTGTGACGGAAAGGCGAGGTTTACACTCTTACCTAATCATGGTGAGACAAAGATAATTACTCATCAAGGAAAGGTGAAAAGGGTGAAGTTTGACGAGGGGGAAGAATTTTAG
- a CDS encoding MBL fold metallo-hydrolase codes for MTIKSWSSEVVAQKIFNKEELFILDVRNQTEFSDWKIEGENIVHLNIPYFDLLDGVEEIMDQLPSNKDILVVCAKEGSSVMIAEMLSDAGLDVAYLKGGMKAWSEHLEPVKISDLKDGGELYQFVRIGKGCLSYMVVSNGEAALIDTTRMTDVYIDFAKRINAKIVHVFDTHLHADHISGGRIIAEQTGATYWLPPKDAEEVTFEYRPLNDGDSVTIGSSKIDISALYTPGHTIGSTSFIVDNQYLMTGDILFIDSIGRPDLAGMAEDWVGDLRNSLYNKYRELSGELVVLPAHFMIIEELNDDGSVAAKLGNLFKENHGLQIEDESEFRKLVTENLPPQPNAYQEIRQTNMGKISPDEEKQREMEIGPNRCAVR; via the coding sequence ATGACGATTAAATCTTGGAGTTCAGAAGTGGTTGCACAAAAAATCTTTAACAAAGAAGAGCTGTTCATCTTGGATGTTCGTAACCAAACCGAATTCTCAGATTGGAAAATTGAAGGAGAGAATATTGTCCATTTGAACATCCCTTACTTCGATCTTCTTGATGGAGTAGAGGAAATCATGGATCAGCTTCCCTCTAACAAGGATATATTAGTTGTTTGTGCGAAGGAGGGTTCTTCAGTGATGATTGCTGAGATGCTTTCAGATGCAGGTTTGGATGTTGCTTACTTAAAAGGCGGCATGAAAGCATGGAGCGAACACTTGGAGCCTGTTAAAATCAGCGATTTGAAAGACGGCGGAGAACTGTACCAGTTCGTCCGTATTGGAAAAGGCTGTCTATCCTATATGGTTGTATCTAATGGTGAGGCGGCATTAATCGATACGACTCGTATGACGGATGTATATATTGATTTTGCAAAGAGAATTAACGCAAAAATTGTTCATGTATTTGATACCCATCTTCACGCCGACCATATTTCTGGTGGAAGAATCATTGCAGAACAAACGGGGGCAACGTATTGGCTTCCACCAAAGGATGCGGAAGAAGTGACATTCGAGTATCGTCCTTTGAATGACGGGGATTCTGTGACGATTGGGTCAAGTAAAATTGACATTAGTGCGCTTTATACTCCTGGTCATACAATCGGGTCTACTTCATTCATTGTAGATAATCAGTATTTGATGACCGGTGATATCTTGTTTATTGACTCAATTGGTCGCCCTGATTTGGCTGGAATGGCCGAAGACTGGGTTGGGGATTTGCGTAATAGTCTTTATAACAAATATCGGGAGTTGTCAGGAGAGCTTGTTGTTCTTCCTGCTCACTTCATGATTATAGAAGAATTAAATGATGATGGCAGTGTTGCCGCTAAATTGGGAAATCTATTCAAGGAAAACCATGGGCTACAAATTGAAGACGAATCTGAATTCCGTAAGCTGGTTACAGAAAACTTGCCGCCCCAGCCAAACGCGTATCAAGAAATTCGACAAACAAACATGGGGAAAATTTCTCCTGATGAAGAAAAGCAACGTGAGATGGAAATTGGACCAAACCGTTGTGCTGTAAGGTAA
- a CDS encoding class I SAM-dependent methyltransferase, translating into MNHWNTRFEKEQYVYGKNPNVFLEDVHKKLNPTGTALAIAEGEGRNAVFLAEQGMEVTSWDYAESGLAKTEHLAKEKGVALSTELIDLNNANWSKNKWDEIVCIFGHFPEELRKKTLLGVKEAVKPGGFYITEVYSHYQLPYESGGPKDVNLLYKPEEFLETFSDWKIIHFFMGEVVRHEGELHNGLSHVIQFVGQKSQ; encoded by the coding sequence TTGAACCATTGGAACACGCGTTTTGAAAAAGAACAGTATGTATACGGTAAAAATCCAAATGTATTTTTAGAGGACGTACACAAAAAATTGAATCCAACAGGCACAGCATTGGCCATTGCAGAAGGAGAGGGGAGAAATGCTGTGTTTTTAGCTGAACAGGGTATGGAAGTCACTTCTTGGGATTACGCTGAGTCCGGGTTAGCTAAAACAGAACATCTTGCAAAAGAAAAAGGCGTAGCTCTTTCAACGGAACTTATAGACTTGAACAATGCAAACTGGAGTAAAAACAAATGGGATGAGATTGTATGTATTTTTGGCCATTTTCCTGAAGAACTTCGAAAGAAAACTCTTTTGGGAGTAAAGGAAGCGGTTAAGCCTGGGGGGTTCTATATCACCGAGGTTTATTCCCATTATCAACTACCGTATGAAAGTGGTGGTCCGAAAGATGTAAATCTTTTATATAAACCGGAAGAGTTTTTAGAAACCTTCTCAGATTGGAAAATCATTCACTTTTTTATGGGTGAGGTTGTGCGCCATGAAGGAGAACTGCATAATGGGTTGTCCCATGTCATACAATTTGTCGGTCAAAAATCGCAATAG
- a CDS encoding bifunctional metallophosphatase/5'-nucleotidase translates to MAKTLTIFQQNDSHGCLDMHDEFYWQGSKPVLRKAGGLARINQYVKNVKRQQNNVLFFDSGDLFHGTLPLLKSQGEALIPILKKMEIDGFVPGNWDFAYGKEQLKKLTSELPFPTLACNVRDNDTKKPFFIPYREFQMEGMDVGVIGLTYGYEEQTMPDHFTKGLSFTLGIEEVSHIVQTLRGQVDLIIVVSHLGLPLDVKMASIVKGIDVILSGHSHDRITRPIIADGTIVVQAGSNSAFLGRLDISLESGNISHFEYRLIDIHEGLQEDPDVKDLVKSAVEPFNEEINHLVGKTNTLLHRMTLEQSPMDKLITDAYLHSYDCDIAFSHGWRYGPPIAAGPLSMYDLNSIIPTNPNLFTLEVEGYALRDIMETNLEMVFAADPFEQKGGYILRSSGLAMTYKPYNPRGQRIQTLYVGGKELDNHATYKVVGGGGQLLKGSEKSKTYYDDRAIDVICSFLKDKGSFELNDNNQIISV, encoded by the coding sequence GTGGCAAAAACGTTAACTATTTTTCAGCAAAATGACTCGCATGGCTGTTTAGATATGCATGATGAGTTTTATTGGCAAGGAAGTAAACCGGTGCTAAGAAAAGCAGGTGGTTTAGCGAGAATCAACCAATACGTGAAAAACGTAAAGAGGCAACAAAACAATGTCTTATTCTTCGACAGCGGCGATTTGTTTCACGGGACGCTGCCACTACTTAAAAGCCAAGGGGAAGCACTAATCCCTATCTTAAAAAAGATGGAAATAGATGGATTTGTTCCGGGCAATTGGGATTTTGCTTATGGAAAAGAGCAGCTGAAAAAATTGACTAGTGAACTGCCTTTCCCTACGCTTGCATGCAATGTTCGTGATAATGATACAAAAAAGCCATTTTTCATTCCTTATAGGGAATTCCAAATGGAAGGGATGGATGTTGGTGTCATAGGGTTGACATATGGTTATGAAGAGCAGACTATGCCGGATCACTTTACTAAAGGATTGTCCTTCACACTTGGAATAGAAGAAGTAAGCCATATTGTCCAGACGCTCCGAGGACAAGTAGACCTTATTATTGTTGTAAGTCACTTAGGGTTGCCCTTGGATGTAAAGATGGCATCCATTGTTAAAGGGATTGATGTCATTCTTTCGGGACATAGTCACGACCGGATAACACGCCCCATCATCGCAGATGGTACTATTGTCGTTCAGGCAGGGTCGAACTCTGCATTTTTGGGGCGGTTGGATATCTCATTGGAGAGTGGCAACATATCCCACTTTGAGTATCGGCTGATCGATATCCATGAAGGTTTGCAGGAGGACCCGGATGTGAAAGATTTAGTTAAATCTGCTGTTGAACCGTTCAATGAGGAAATAAATCATTTAGTTGGTAAAACGAATACCCTCCTTCATCGTATGACCTTAGAGCAGTCACCGATGGACAAGCTCATTACAGATGCTTACTTGCATTCTTATGATTGTGATATCGCCTTTTCCCATGGTTGGAGGTATGGTCCGCCAATTGCAGCCGGCCCACTGTCCATGTACGACTTAAACAGCATCATACCAACAAACCCGAATTTGTTTACACTTGAAGTCGAGGGGTACGCACTGCGTGATATAATGGAGACAAATTTAGAAATGGTTTTTGCAGCGGATCCGTTCGAGCAGAAAGGCGGCTATATTTTACGCTCTTCAGGGCTTGCCATGACATACAAGCCGTATAATCCCAGGGGTCAACGAATCCAAACTTTGTATGTTGGTGGAAAAGAACTTGATAATCATGCAACGTACAAAGTGGTAGGGGGAGGAGGTCAATTATTGAAGGGAAGCGAGAAATCCAAAACGTACTATGACGATCGTGCTATCGACGTTATTTGTTCATTCCTAAAAGATAAAGGCTCTTTCGAATTAAATGATAACAACCAAATCATTAGTGTATAA
- a CDS encoding rhodanese-like domain-containing protein — MEYTVIGVVVILVALRFMPSKGVKQITTEELKNVLTDKNKQFIDVRTQGEYKANHIREFENIPLNQLPQKTESLSKEKEVVVICQSGMRSSQASKQLKKSGFKSVTNVRGGMSAWRS, encoded by the coding sequence ATGGAATATACAGTCATTGGGGTCGTGGTAATTCTGGTTGCGCTTCGCTTTATGCCGTCGAAAGGTGTCAAGCAGATTACAACAGAAGAACTAAAGAATGTACTAACGGATAAAAACAAGCAATTCATTGATGTCCGAACTCAAGGGGAATATAAAGCGAACCATATCCGTGAGTTCGAGAATATCCCACTTAACCAGCTGCCACAAAAAACAGAATCCCTTTCTAAAGAGAAGGAAGTGGTTGTCATTTGCCAAAGCGGTATGAGAAGCAGCCAGGCAAGTAAACAATTGAAGAAGTCCGGATTTAAATCAGTAACAAATGTCCGTGGTGGAATGAGCGCCTGGAGATCATAA
- a CDS encoding glutaredoxin family protein, giving the protein MNKNITLYTTTMCPICGMVRDFLTKMNIEYKEINVDFNPIEMIKLITKTRRFSVPQTNINGEWVFGFDPVRIIEVLNAKTEAN; this is encoded by the coding sequence ATGAATAAAAATATAACACTATACACCACCACGATGTGTCCGATATGTGGTATGGTTAGAGATTTTTTAACCAAAATGAATATAGAATATAAAGAAATTAATGTAGATTTTAATCCAATAGAAATGATAAAACTTATAACGAAGACGAGAAGATTCTCTGTTCCTCAAACAAATATTAATGGTGAATGGGTTTTCGGATTTGATCCGGTTCGCATCATAGAGGTGCTGAATGCTAAGACCGAGGCTAATTAG
- a CDS encoding sensor histidine kinase produces MSQSKRRSCLPKDFLWRLTTVNTIVIGAFILLSGWAIYETACQIFDGILVNEETKQFKSLLLQYLWIFIIIFFILGSMIQFYFTRRLIQPLKLLINSMKSLKKGNAIEPILVKSDGEMDKLIHHFNELIEQMRSNEFRRHKLLSDLSHEFRTPLTNLDGYLKALEKGVIKGDSQLFHSLRQESNRLIYMLKQLDSIDQFEYIQHQNFIIKQEIDIQEVMEQVVRMFSWSMKSKNIRYESDIASQQVHIDPNGIIQVVSNLLENAIRYYEGNRPIKISGKRENNYYMISVGGPGQFISSQEQLFIFERDYRTNTNNVGDGKGLGLAISKEIINQHGGGINLTTDGSYHIFSFTIPI; encoded by the coding sequence TTGTCACAGAGTAAACGAAGATCATGTTTACCAAAAGACTTCTTATGGAGATTAACTACAGTAAATACCATAGTAATTGGGGCATTTATCTTGCTTTCAGGCTGGGCTATATATGAGACGGCATGCCAAATATTTGATGGGATTTTAGTAAATGAGGAAACAAAACAATTCAAGAGTCTTCTATTGCAATATTTATGGATATTCATCATCATTTTTTTCATTTTGGGGAGTATGATTCAATTTTATTTTACCCGAAGATTAATACAACCATTAAAGCTTCTTATAAATTCAATGAAAAGTTTGAAAAAAGGAAATGCTATTGAGCCGATTTTAGTTAAATCGGATGGGGAAATGGATAAATTAATCCATCATTTTAATGAGCTAATTGAACAGATGCGATCTAATGAATTTCGTCGTCACAAATTACTCTCAGATTTATCACATGAATTCCGTACACCTTTGACAAATTTGGATGGATACCTGAAAGCTTTGGAAAAGGGAGTTATTAAAGGTGATAGCCAACTTTTCCATTCATTGCGACAAGAGTCAAATAGACTGATTTATATGTTGAAACAACTTGACTCAATTGATCAATTTGAATATATTCAACATCAAAACTTTATAATTAAACAGGAAATAGACATTCAGGAAGTAATGGAACAAGTCGTTCGTATGTTTAGTTGGTCCATGAAAAGTAAAAACATTCGTTATGAAAGTGATATTGCATCACAACAGGTTCACATCGATCCAAATGGCATTATCCAAGTAGTCAGTAATTTACTTGAGAACGCTATTCGTTACTATGAAGGAAACAGACCGATAAAAATCTCTGGAAAGAGAGAAAATAATTATTATATGATTTCAGTTGGAGGACCTGGACAATTTATTTCCAGTCAAGAGCAACTGTTTATATTTGAAAGAGATTATCGAACAAACACTAATAACGTTGGAGACGGAAAAGGATTAGGTTTAGCTATTTCTAAAGAAATTATTAACCAGCATGGAGGGGGAATCAACCTTACCACAGACGGAAGTTATCATATTTTCTCTTTTACAATTCCTATATGA
- a CDS encoding thioredoxin family protein: protein MRTFEELQTIEAVDSFITSHVLSFVYISRTGCSVCHALLPQVGELMEKFPEIRLAHVNSAEVEEVAERFTVFSVPALLLFVEGKEYLREARAVHMSLFEEKLQKIYEGYMN, encoded by the coding sequence ATGAGGACATTCGAAGAATTGCAAACAATCGAAGCTGTTGACAGTTTTATCACCAGCCATGTATTATCCTTTGTTTACATTTCCCGTACAGGTTGCAGTGTTTGTCATGCCCTTTTGCCGCAGGTCGGGGAATTGATGGAAAAGTTTCCGGAAATTCGTCTCGCTCATGTCAATTCGGCAGAAGTAGAGGAGGTTGCAGAACGATTCACCGTTTTTTCAGTCCCAGCTTTGCTTCTATTTGTAGAAGGGAAAGAATATTTACGGGAAGCACGTGCTGTCCACATGAGTCTATTTGAAGAGAAGCTGCAGAAGATCTATGAGGGTTATATGAATTGA
- a CDS encoding sulfite exporter TauE/SafE family protein yields MDLTFLVVIFLIGFIGSFISGMVGVGGSIIKYPMLLYVPPLFGIAAFTAHEVSGISAIQVLFASIAGVWAYRKGGYLNKSLIIYMGVAILIGSLIGSFGSKALPEDGVNLVYGILALIAAVMMFIPKKQIDDKPLNEVTFNKPLAAILALIVGVGSGIVGAAGGFLLVPIMLVVLKIPTRMTIATSLAVTFISSIGGTAGKIMTGQIEYGPAIIMIIASIIAAPLGAKAGSKMDTKILQGVLAVLILGTAIKTWLDIL; encoded by the coding sequence ATGGATTTAACATTCCTTGTCGTTATATTCCTGATTGGTTTTATCGGTTCCTTCATTTCCGGCATGGTCGGTGTGGGCGGTTCCATCATTAAATATCCTATGCTGTTATATGTTCCTCCACTTTTCGGTATAGCTGCATTTACTGCCCATGAAGTCTCCGGAATAAGTGCTATTCAAGTGCTATTTGCCTCAATCGCGGGAGTATGGGCATATCGAAAAGGTGGATACTTGAATAAGTCGCTGATCATCTATATGGGAGTTGCCATCTTAATCGGTAGCTTAATCGGAAGCTTTGGTTCAAAAGCGTTACCGGAAGACGGAGTAAACCTTGTGTATGGGATATTGGCATTGATAGCAGCAGTTATGATGTTCATTCCTAAAAAGCAGATTGACGACAAACCTTTGAATGAAGTCACATTCAACAAACCGCTGGCAGCGATATTAGCCCTGATTGTAGGGGTTGGATCGGGAATCGTAGGAGCCGCAGGAGGTTTCCTCTTAGTACCGATCATGCTTGTAGTTTTAAAAATCCCTACACGGATGACGATCGCTACAAGCTTAGCCGTGACTTTCATTTCTTCCATTGGGGGAACTGCTGGTAAAATAATGACTGGACAAATCGAATACGGTCCTGCAATCATCATGATAATTGCAAGTATTATTGCGGCCCCACTTGGTGCTAAAGCGGGAAGCAAAATGGACACAAAAATACTGCAGGGAGTATTAGCAGTCCTGATTTTAGGCACAGCCATCAAAACTTGGCTGGATATTTTATAA
- a CDS encoding DUF302 domain-containing protein, which translates to MEFHYTVKTSKSIQETFSSLEENLKSNKFGVLWHLDLTAKLNEKGVDSFTRPFHILEVCNPVEAAKVLSVDPIVGYFLPCKIAVYESDGETAIGLPKPSALVSMLDNDELKQIASEIEKTLIGVLDQSI; encoded by the coding sequence ATGGAATTTCATTACACAGTAAAAACTTCAAAATCGATTCAAGAAACCTTTTCTTCCTTAGAGGAAAATTTAAAAAGTAATAAGTTTGGTGTCCTTTGGCATTTAGACCTTACTGCAAAGCTAAATGAAAAAGGCGTGGACAGCTTTACAAGACCCTTTCACATACTTGAGGTCTGCAATCCTGTCGAAGCTGCTAAAGTGTTGAGTGTTGATCCAATAGTCGGTTACTTCCTGCCGTGTAAAATTGCTGTATATGAAAGTGACGGGGAAACAGCTATCGGTTTACCCAAACCGTCTGCACTCGTCAGCATGTTAGATAATGATGAATTAAAACAAATTGCATCTGAAATCGAAAAAACCCTTATTGGTGTTTTGGATCAGAGTATATAA
- a CDS encoding sulfurtransferase TusA family protein codes for MNSIDANEILDVKGLACPMPIVKTKKAITNLPEGHVLEIQATDKGSTADLRAWAENSGHHYIGTIEEGHLLKHYIRKSANEELSEKKHPNVISNDDLLSKLGEDGQYTIIDVREEAEYAFNHIPNAISIPLGDLENRLEELNKEHEIYVVCRTGNRSDLAAQKLAEKGYGKVYNVVPGMSEWTGEMNNKNESN; via the coding sequence ATGAATTCTATTGATGCAAACGAAATATTGGATGTAAAAGGATTGGCATGCCCAATGCCGATCGTGAAAACGAAAAAAGCCATTACTAATCTTCCTGAAGGTCATGTATTAGAAATTCAGGCAACTGATAAAGGTTCAACGGCAGATTTAAGAGCATGGGCTGAAAACTCTGGTCACCATTATATTGGAACTATAGAAGAAGGACACCTGCTCAAGCATTATATCCGGAAATCTGCAAACGAAGAACTGAGCGAAAAGAAACATCCGAATGTAATTAGCAATGATGATCTTCTATCCAAACTGGGTGAGGATGGCCAATACACGATCATTGACGTTCGAGAAGAAGCGGAGTATGCATTCAACCATATTCCGAATGCAATCTCCATCCCATTGGGTGATTTGGAAAACCGGTTGGAAGAGTTAAATAAAGAACATGAAATCTACGTGGTATGCCGTACCGGGAATCGTAGTGACTTAGCAGCACAAAAGCTCGCTGAAAAAGGCTACGGCAAAGTATACAATGTGGTACCTGGCATGTCCGAATGGACAGGCGAAATGAACAATAAAAACGAAAGCAATTAA
- a CDS encoding rhodanese-like domain-containing protein — MKEITPKEVENLLIQGKELNIIDVREVEEVAAGKIPGAVNIPLGLVEFRMSELEKTKEYIMVCRSGGRSGRATQFLEGQGYNVTNMTGGMLEWEGETE; from the coding sequence ATGAAGGAAATTACACCAAAAGAGGTAGAAAACCTATTAATACAAGGAAAAGAATTGAATATCATTGATGTACGTGAAGTGGAAGAAGTTGCTGCAGGTAAAATTCCTGGAGCGGTTAACATCCCATTAGGATTAGTTGAATTCCGTATGAGCGAATTGGAAAAAACAAAAGAGTACATCATGGTTTGCCGTTCCGGCGGCCGGAGTGGTCGTGCTACACAATTCCTTGAAGGCCAAGGCTACAATGTAACGAATATGACTGGCGGAATGCTTGAATGGGAAGGCGAAACGGAATAA
- a CDS encoding DsrE/DsrF/DrsH-like family protein has translation MGKKVAIIASNGGMFDAYKVFNIATAAAATDMEVKIFFTFEGLNLIHKQASHQLPMPAGREHLAEGFAKANVPAIPELIEMAQDLGVTFIGCQMTIDVMGLEKDAFVDGVEVGGAVTFLDFAKNADVSLTF, from the coding sequence ATGGGTAAAAAAGTAGCGATTATTGCAAGTAACGGTGGAATGTTTGATGCATACAAGGTATTCAATATTGCAACTGCTGCAGCAGCAACAGACATGGAAGTAAAAATCTTTTTCACATTTGAAGGTCTGAATTTAATTCACAAACAAGCAAGCCATCAGCTTCCAATGCCAGCTGGTAGAGAGCATTTGGCAGAAGGATTTGCGAAAGCGAACGTTCCGGCAATTCCTGAATTGATTGAAATGGCACAAGACTTGGGCGTTACATTTATCGGCTGTCAAATGACAATAGATGTTATGGGACTTGAAAAAGATGCATTTGTTGATGGAGTTGAAGTAGGCGGAGCTGTGACATTCCTTGACTTCGCGAAGAATGCAGACGTGTCATTGACGTTCTAA
- a CDS encoding M20/M25/M40 family metallo-hydrolase: MTTKHTLPKINQERLLNSFLELAKINAPSGFEKPMADFLVPRLKELGFQIQFDQAHEQFGGNCGNLIAYWEGTNQNAVPLFFSTHMDTVLPTEGLNPVIRDGVIYSDGTTILGADDRAALAAYLEAIQTIQETKMDCGPIELILTVNEQPGLVGAAHLDYSLVKTQKGYIFDSSGDVGQIILQGPFSSRIYFDIRGKSSHIGLNPEEGINAFLIASDALKNMNLGKIDSETLANIGIIEGGKLTSIIPGEVRLVGEVRSISEEGLKRQLNQMKLEVETSAAKHGGTADVHFEKKYLGFNEPLDSILTQTAIRAAETIGVEGHTTKTLGGADTNVLNENGLTCITLGNGFRNIHTFNEHISIENLNNTAQYTIGLIEEWYKTAK; the protein is encoded by the coding sequence ATGACCACAAAACACACACTTCCAAAAATTAATCAAGAACGTTTACTTAACAGTTTTTTAGAGCTTGCAAAAATAAATGCACCGAGCGGTTTTGAGAAACCGATGGCGGACTTCCTAGTTCCAAGATTAAAAGAACTAGGCTTTCAAATTCAGTTTGATCAGGCTCATGAACAGTTCGGCGGGAATTGCGGGAATCTGATTGCCTACTGGGAAGGAACAAATCAAAATGCTGTACCGCTATTTTTCTCCACCCATATGGATACAGTTCTTCCAACGGAAGGGTTGAATCCAGTGATTAGGGACGGAGTTATTTATTCAGACGGTACCACTATCTTAGGAGCAGATGATCGGGCAGCTTTGGCTGCCTATCTCGAGGCCATCCAAACAATCCAGGAGACAAAGATGGACTGCGGCCCGATTGAATTGATTTTAACAGTAAATGAACAGCCAGGACTTGTCGGCGCGGCCCATTTAGATTATTCACTTGTCAAAACCCAAAAGGGGTATATTTTTGACAGCAGTGGGGATGTCGGCCAGATTATTCTGCAGGGTCCTTTTAGCAGCCGGATATATTTTGATATTCGTGGAAAATCATCACATATTGGGCTCAATCCTGAAGAAGGAATCAATGCATTTCTTATCGCGTCTGATGCGCTAAAAAATATGAATCTAGGTAAAATTGACTCTGAGACGCTAGCTAATATTGGTATCATAGAAGGCGGTAAGTTGACCTCGATTATTCCAGGGGAAGTTCGGCTGGTAGGAGAAGTTCGTTCCATTAGTGAAGAAGGGTTAAAGAGACAGCTGAATCAGATGAAGCTAGAAGTGGAGACATCTGCTGCAAAACACGGCGGCACCGCTGATGTACATTTTGAAAAAAAATATCTGGGGTTCAATGAGCCTTTAGACTCGATTTTGACGCAAACAGCCATACGAGCAGCTGAAACTATTGGAGTTGAAGGGCATACGACGAAGACATTAGGTGGAGCCGATACAAATGTTCTTAACGAAAACGGTCTTACCTGCATCACGCTCGGCAACGGCTTTCGAAACATCCATACCTTTAATGAGCACATCAGCATCGAAAACTTAAACAATACCGCTCAATATACAATTGGCCTAATCGAAGAATGGTATAAAACAGCAAAGTAA